The following is a genomic window from Candidatus Gorgyraea atricola.
AGAGATTTTTGGGAAAACGCCCTTCCGGCATTAACTGATTTTAGATTGCCGGCACATCATAATATTTGCCCCGATCTTATCGATAGAGGGACCCCTCCATGGACTCAGATATTAAATAGTTTTCTGCAATCCAGCGGGGGCAAATCGATCGAATTACCCAATGGCAAGACGTACAAAACAAGAAATAAGTTTAAAGAGTTAGATTTTATAAATATATGCAACGAATTGAACACTATAGACGATGAGTCAAGGAATGACTGGATAAACTCATTACTAAATAAAATCCCAGAATCTAAAATTACGAAGTTAATGGATTGGTCTCAGATCAGGGAATGCGCCAGACTGGGTATTCACATTGGTTCTCATGGGATGGGGCACCTCAATATGTCTAGAATCAAAAACAAAGATATTTTATTAGCAGCAACAAGAGACAGCAAAAGAAAGATTTATAAAGAGGTAGGCATTGACCCTGTAATTTTTGCGTTTCCCGGAGGCTTATATGATTCGTTAAGCATGGAAGCCGTTAAAAAAAGTGGCTATAAGATTGCTTTATTATGCGATGACAAGGTTGCGATATTAGCGGATAGTAAAAATAAAGAAGATTTTTATGTATTTCCACGGATAAATATTTGCAGGGTCAACTGGAAAGAGGAGAATCTGCGTCTGTTGGGTTTCCATCAGAAGATAAAAAGCTGGGTCAAAAAGACCCATTATGTATTACAACAGTCTTAAAAAGAGCGATTATTTTTCACCAGAAATTAAAAAACCTGTCGCGAAAAAGCTACATTTTGATAATTTGCCATACTCAAACCTTTTTGCCCAAAAATTGGTAAATATTCTTAATATTCTCGTAACAGGATAAGCAAAGACATTTACATTATAATTGACAGATACCAGGCTCTTAAAACCGGCATTAACATATAACCTCTTGGCACTTTTGAGATCCCATAGTCTTCTTGGTGGTTGATGCAGAGATTTTCCAAAAATTCTTCTTGCTAAATACCTGAATAACATAAGGGATTGTACGGATATATAGTCTAATGATTGAAAATTCGGAAAGGAAAAGATTAGGCGGCCGCCGATAGGTAGTTTATTGTATAGCCTTTGAATTAATTCTTCTGGGTTATCAAAATATTCAATAAATCCTAATCCTATCATGATGTCCAGATTATCGGGTAATCGCATCTTTCTTATATCACCAAAAATAAGGCTTACCTCATCTTTATTAATATAATTTGGATAAATTCTTTTAATCTCATCCAACATTTTTCTTGAGGCATCCAGGCCTATGTATTGACCTCCGGCATCTATCACAAGAGGCATAAGGATCCCGGTTCCACAGCCTAGGTCAAGAACCTTTTTATTCTGAAAGGAGCATGCTAGAGTTATCGTTTTTTGGAGCCTGACAATAAACGAATAAGCGAGTGGATTTTTGGAGTTATACAGAGAGTTCCATCGCCCAGCTTTAGCCGAATCTTCAAAATAGGTCAATATTGCATTGTAGTCCATAAATTATAAGTTCATTTAT
Proteins encoded in this region:
- a CDS encoding polysaccharide deacetylase family protein, whose protein sequence is MRDMLFSIIHDLGASRILRRFRVRNREISVLMFHRISDEYDPLWPSVPIKTFRFLMKELSSKAHVVPLENFREIDYYPDRPLVALSFDDGYRDFWENALPALTDFRLPAHHNICPDLIDRGTPPWTQILNSFLQSSGGKSIELPNGKTYKTRNKFKELDFINICNELNTIDDESRNDWINSLLNKIPESKITKLMDWSQIRECARLGIHIGSHGMGHLNMSRIKNKDILLAATRDSKRKIYKEVGIDPVIFAFPGGLYDSLSMEAVKKSGYKIALLCDDKVAILADSKNKEDFYVFPRINICRVNWKEENLRLLGFHQKIKSWVKKTHYVLQQS
- a CDS encoding class I SAM-dependent methyltransferase, with translation MDYNAILTYFEDSAKAGRWNSLYNSKNPLAYSFIVRLQKTITLACSFQNKKVLDLGCGTGILMPLVIDAGGQYIGLDASRKMLDEIKRIYPNYINKDEVSLIFGDIRKMRLPDNLDIMIGLGFIEYFDNPEELIQRLYNKLPIGGRLIFSFPNFQSLDYISVQSLMLFRYLARRIFGKSLHQPPRRLWDLKSAKRLYVNAGFKSLVSVNYNVNVFAYPVTRILRIFTNFWAKRFEYGKLSKCSFFATGFLISGEK